One part of the Dyadobacter sp. 676 genome encodes these proteins:
- a CDS encoding PSD1 and planctomycete cytochrome C domain-containing protein translates to MYLRKSFLLLAGAVAAALSFQSCNNKSGSATEEKLPEQVSYNFDIRPILSDKCLACHGPDANKREAGLRLDDPASAFAALKDNPGAHAIVAGKPELSQAYLRLTTEDTSLRMPPPASNLKLTQREIDLIGKWIKQGAKYEKHWAFVAPKKPKLPQVDHKDWPRNDIDYFILEKQEQKGLEPSAEADKERLLKRLCLDLNGLPPSLQQMDEFLADNSPDAYEKMVDKLLANPAYGEKMAVHWLDLARYADSHGYQDDGYRTQWPWRDWVIHAFNKNMHYNDFVTWQLAGDLLPNSSKEQLLATGFNRNHKITEEGGVIPEEYRIMYVTDRNDLFGKGLLGVTLECAHCHDHKYDPFSQKEYYQMFAFFNNVNEVGIESVIGGPETYAKKPLMEITDKDVKEILTFINKPDTNQLIVSVMGDLDTLRKTYVLKRGAYDAPGEEVQAGTPTAILPFDEKYPKNRLGLAQWLFDKRNPLTARVYVNILWQEFFGKGIVKTSGDFGMQGELPTHPALLDWLAVDFMEHNWDIKRFVKQMVMSATYRQSAVVTKEHLARDPDNVYLARGPRYRIHAEFVKDLVLASSGLLNRTIGGPSVKPYQPAGLWEGATSGRGLLSVYNQDHGASLYRRGMYTLIKRTVPPPTMAIFDASNRDLCEVRRLKTNTPLQALVMMNDPTVLEASRVLASKLLQEKSSTEDKITRAFRQIVCRKPSRKELDILTGYYQKELTEMKPETAGKMISVGEYPLTKNVDKKALASLMRVISTIYNLEETITKS, encoded by the coding sequence ATGTATTTGAGGAAAAGCTTTTTGCTTCTGGCCGGGGCGGTAGCCGCTGCTTTGAGCTTCCAGTCGTGTAACAACAAGTCGGGAAGCGCCACGGAGGAAAAACTGCCCGAGCAGGTCAGTTATAATTTCGACATCAGGCCAATTCTGTCCGACAAGTGCCTGGCCTGCCATGGTCCCGATGCGAACAAGCGCGAGGCCGGGCTACGCCTAGACGATCCCGCGAGTGCTTTCGCCGCATTGAAGGATAATCCCGGGGCGCACGCCATCGTAGCCGGTAAGCCCGAGCTTTCGCAGGCATATCTGCGCCTGACGACCGAAGATACATCACTGCGCATGCCGCCACCCGCTTCCAATCTCAAACTTACCCAGCGGGAGATCGACCTCATAGGCAAATGGATCAAACAGGGTGCCAAATACGAAAAGCACTGGGCATTCGTGGCACCGAAAAAGCCAAAGCTGCCCCAGGTAGACCACAAGGATTGGCCCAGGAACGATATTGACTATTTTATTCTCGAAAAGCAGGAACAAAAAGGATTGGAACCGAGCGCCGAAGCAGACAAGGAGCGTTTGCTGAAACGCCTCTGCCTGGATCTGAACGGCTTGCCGCCCAGCCTGCAACAAATGGACGAATTCCTGGCCGACAATAGCCCGGACGCCTATGAGAAAATGGTAGATAAATTACTGGCCAACCCCGCATACGGGGAAAAAATGGCGGTCCATTGGCTTGATCTCGCCCGTTATGCCGACTCACACGGTTACCAGGACGACGGCTACCGTACCCAATGGCCCTGGCGCGACTGGGTGATCCACGCCTTCAATAAAAACATGCATTATAATGACTTTGTGACCTGGCAACTGGCCGGCGACCTGCTTCCCAACTCGTCCAAGGAGCAGTTGCTGGCAACGGGATTCAACCGGAACCATAAAATCACTGAGGAAGGCGGCGTAATTCCGGAGGAGTACCGAATTATGTACGTCACCGACCGTAACGACCTCTTTGGAAAAGGATTGCTGGGCGTAACCCTGGAATGCGCACATTGCCACGACCACAAGTACGACCCGTTTTCGCAAAAGGAATATTACCAGATGTTCGCGTTCTTCAATAATGTGAACGAGGTCGGGATAGAATCGGTGATCGGTGGACCGGAAACTTACGCGAAAAAGCCGTTGATGGAGATCACCGACAAGGATGTGAAAGAGATACTCACATTCATTAACAAGCCGGATACCAACCAGTTGATCGTGTCGGTAATGGGCGATCTGGACACGCTGCGCAAGACTTACGTCCTCAAACGCGGTGCTTACGATGCTCCGGGCGAGGAAGTGCAGGCAGGCACGCCGACCGCTATCCTTCCTTTCGACGAAAAATATCCCAAAAACCGCCTCGGCCTCGCGCAGTGGCTGTTTGATAAACGCAATCCGCTGACAGCCCGGGTGTACGTGAACATTCTCTGGCAGGAGTTCTTTGGGAAGGGTATCGTCAAAACCTCCGGGGATTTCGGCATGCAGGGCGAATTGCCCACGCATCCAGCATTGCTCGACTGGCTCGCCGTCGATTTCATGGAGCATAACTGGGATATCAAGCGGTTCGTAAAGCAAATGGTGATGTCGGCTACTTACCGGCAATCGGCCGTAGTGACGAAAGAGCACCTGGCGCGCGACCCCGACAACGTGTACCTCGCGCGGGGGCCGCGTTACCGCATCCACGCGGAGTTCGTAAAAGATCTCGTCCTTGCCAGCAGCGGCTTGCTCAACCGTACCATCGGCGGACCGAGCGTGAAGCCCTACCAGCCCGCGGGGCTTTGGGAAGGCGCCACTTCCGGACGTGGCCTGCTCTCGGTTTACAATCAGGACCATGGTGCCAGCTTGTATCGCCGTGGCATGTACACGCTCATCAAGCGCACCGTGCCGCCGCCTACGATGGCGATTTTCGATGCGAGCAACCGGGATTTGTGCGAGGTAAGACGCCTGAAAACGAACACCCCGCTGCAGGCGCTGGTGATGATGAACGACCCGACCGTGCTTGAAGCGTCGCGCGTGCTGGCCTCGAAACTGTTGCAGGAGAAAAGCAGCACCGAGGATAAGATCACCAGGGCGTTCAGGCAGATCGTTTGCCGTAAACCAAGCAGGAAAGAACTGGATATCCTGACGGGCTATTATCAAAAGGAATTGACGGAAATGAAGCCGGAAACGGCCGGTAAAATGATCTCGGTTGGCGAATACCCGCTCACCAAGAATGTCGATAAAAAGGCATTGGCCTCGCTGATGCGTGTCATTTCCACCATTTATAATCTCGAAGAAACCATCACGAAATCTTAA
- a CDS encoding c-type cytochrome domain-containing protein, whose translation MFLLLFESKLVIPAWLQTIGRMHPLILHFPIVILLLAMLLEFFRFKPEYASNAFYRNFLQGLLLIGALFAAVTVIMGLFLSREEGYAGDTLTYHKWTGAGIFFFASIIYWIRNAKWYKSVAARAGALLAVAALVLTGHYGAALTHGSNFIWEPISNQREIAEVPLDQAVVYTNVIKPIFEQKCTSCHNPDKLKGELGLTDPRSIVKGGKSGKLIVPGNPQMSLLLQRVHLPMEEKKHMPPSGKAQLTLQEISLLTLWVKQKADFTKKLTDLPVSDSLRILATAYLQPQNQEQEYDFEAADEEKVKALNTDYRTILPLARESPALAVNIYNASAYNVKQLDELEDIRKQVISLNLNKMPVKDADIKSIVKFENLRKLDLNFTDVTAAGLKDLAVLKHLQNLTLSGTGLDLNGLKGLLPQLKSVKTVAVWDTKLSAADVRQLQEANKGVNIIGGFKDDGKNPLKLNPPQMKNASPIFAESLIVDIQHPIKGVDVRFTMDGSEPDSVKSPVLDHKTVIRGNTTVRARAFKNGWYGSDMVTFDYYKSAYKPDSGTMLAPLNRVHQADGVKTFFDHKLGVIGANNPAWANNWAGVRNNDMAFVSEFKKPVMLSSLGVRYMVEEDTGIFPPELVEIWGGTTRDNMKLLTKFKAPMPVKGERASLRSVTGSFKPQQVSYIKIVAKPLSKIPDWHRSKGNRALLLVDEMFLN comes from the coding sequence TTGTTTTTACTGCTCTTCGAAAGCAAGCTCGTCATTCCGGCCTGGCTGCAGACCATCGGCCGGATGCACCCGCTCATCCTGCATTTCCCTATTGTGATCCTGCTGCTGGCAATGCTGCTGGAATTCTTCCGCTTTAAGCCGGAGTACGCGTCCAATGCGTTTTATCGCAACTTTCTGCAAGGCTTGTTGCTGATAGGCGCACTGTTCGCGGCGGTGACGGTGATTATGGGCCTGTTTTTGTCCCGCGAAGAGGGCTATGCGGGCGATACGCTGACTTACCACAAGTGGACCGGCGCGGGTATCTTCTTTTTCGCCTCGATAATTTACTGGATAAGAAATGCGAAATGGTATAAATCGGTTGCTGCCAGGGCAGGGGCGTTGCTGGCGGTGGCGGCACTGGTATTGACCGGCCATTATGGCGCCGCGCTCACGCATGGGAGCAATTTTATTTGGGAACCCATTTCAAACCAGCGCGAAATAGCGGAAGTGCCCCTGGACCAGGCGGTTGTTTATACGAACGTGATCAAGCCTATTTTCGAGCAGAAATGTACGAGCTGCCACAATCCCGACAAACTGAAAGGCGAACTGGGGCTTACCGACCCGCGTTCGATCGTGAAGGGCGGCAAATCAGGCAAGCTGATCGTTCCCGGTAATCCGCAGATGAGCCTGCTGCTGCAACGGGTGCATTTACCCATGGAGGAAAAAAAACACATGCCGCCGTCGGGCAAGGCCCAGCTTACGTTACAGGAAATCTCATTGCTTACATTATGGGTAAAGCAAAAAGCCGATTTCACTAAAAAACTGACTGATTTACCTGTTTCCGACTCGCTGAGGATCCTTGCAACGGCCTATTTGCAACCACAAAACCAGGAGCAGGAATACGATTTTGAGGCGGCCGACGAAGAGAAGGTCAAGGCATTAAATACCGATTATCGCACGATCCTGCCGCTCGCGCGCGAATCTCCGGCGCTGGCGGTGAATATTTACAATGCGTCGGCTTACAATGTGAAGCAGCTCGACGAACTGGAAGACATCCGCAAGCAGGTTATTTCCTTGAATTTGAATAAAATGCCTGTGAAGGACGCGGACATCAAGAGTATCGTGAAATTCGAAAACCTGCGTAAGCTCGACCTGAACTTTACCGACGTCACCGCAGCCGGGTTGAAAGATCTCGCGGTTTTGAAGCATTTGCAAAACCTGACCTTATCGGGCACCGGCCTGGATCTGAATGGCTTGAAAGGTCTGCTGCCTCAGTTAAAGAGCGTTAAAACGGTCGCTGTCTGGGATACGAAACTGTCGGCGGCCGATGTGCGGCAATTACAGGAGGCAAATAAAGGCGTGAACATCATCGGGGGTTTCAAAGACGATGGCAAGAACCCTTTGAAGCTCAACCCGCCGCAAATGAAGAACGCCTCGCCGATTTTCGCCGAGTCGCTGATCGTCGACATTCAGCACCCGATCAAAGGAGTGGATGTACGTTTTACGATGGACGGTTCTGAGCCCGACAGCGTGAAGTCTCCGGTGCTCGATCATAAAACGGTGATCCGGGGCAATACCACCGTTCGTGCCAGGGCCTTCAAAAATGGCTGGTACGGCAGCGATATGGTTACCTTCGATTATTATAAAAGCGCCTATAAGCCCGACAGCGGCACAATGCTCGCCCCGCTGAACCGTGTGCATCAGGCCGATGGGGTAAAGACTTTTTTTGATCACAAATTGGGTGTTATCGGAGCTAACAATCCCGCCTGGGCCAACAACTGGGCGGGTGTTAGGAACAACGATATGGCATTCGTTTCCGAGTTCAAAAAGCCGGTTATGCTTTCCTCGCTGGGTGTTCGTTACATGGTGGAGGAGGATACGGGCATTTTCCCGCCCGAGCTGGTCGAAATATGGGGCGGTACTACCCGGGATAACATGAAGCTGCTCACCAAATTCAAGGCGCCTATGCCTGTGAAAGGGGAGAGGGCCTCATTGCGGAGCGTAACGGGCAGTTTTAAGCCACAGCAGGTCTCCTACATTAAAATCGTAGCCAAACCGCTGAGCAAAATACCCGACTGGCATCGCAGCAAAGGTAACCGGGCGCTATTGCTGGTGGATGAAATGTTCCTGAATTAA
- a CDS encoding AGE family epimerase/isomerase, translated as MAAFTPEAFRKEFIAILDYWEKYGPDPEKGGFYGRVNYENQPVKDSPRSVVLTGRILWTFSLAHRLLKEPRYLTLADRAYQQLVRYFFDPEHGGVYWSVNADGSPLETKKQIYGNAFAMYGLAEYYRITHFKPALEKAQSLFEIIEKHAFDPVNGGYREAFARDWSNTDDYILSKSPWIKSMNTHLHLVEAYTNLYSVWPDASLKKQTAGMLDAIITHIVNPQTETMQLFFDEKWKAKDRIVSFGHDIEASWLLFETAEILRDEKLIARMKKKSVAMASAALKGLGPDGALNYEYDPETKHTQTDRSWWVVAEQLVGFYNAYQLTKDPQFKTRAEKSWDYIVDEFIDHERGEWFGTVKEDGTPVKGDKINFWKCPYHNARACAEMWRRVSKA; from the coding sequence ATGGCCGCATTTACCCCCGAAGCATTCAGAAAAGAATTCATCGCTATTCTCGATTATTGGGAAAAATACGGGCCCGATCCTGAAAAAGGAGGTTTTTACGGCCGGGTCAATTATGAAAACCAGCCTGTGAAGGACTCGCCGCGATCGGTGGTGCTGACCGGGCGTATCCTGTGGACATTCTCGCTGGCGCACCGGTTGCTGAAAGAACCCAGGTACCTTACGCTGGCCGACCGCGCCTACCAGCAGCTGGTCAGGTATTTTTTTGATCCCGAACATGGCGGCGTATACTGGTCGGTGAATGCGGACGGCTCGCCGCTGGAAACGAAAAAGCAGATTTACGGCAACGCGTTCGCAATGTACGGCCTGGCCGAATATTACCGCATCACCCACTTCAAACCCGCACTCGAGAAAGCACAGTCGCTTTTCGAAATCATCGAAAAACATGCATTCGACCCGGTTAATGGCGGTTACCGCGAGGCATTTGCTCGTGACTGGTCGAATACCGACGATTACATTCTGAGCAAAAGCCCGTGGATCAAGAGCATGAATACGCATTTGCACCTGGTGGAAGCCTATACGAACCTGTACAGCGTATGGCCGGACGCCAGTCTAAAAAAACAGACCGCCGGAATGCTCGACGCGATTATTACGCATATCGTCAATCCGCAGACAGAAACAATGCAGTTGTTCTTTGACGAGAAATGGAAAGCAAAGGACCGTATCGTTTCCTTCGGTCACGATATCGAAGCTTCATGGCTGCTTTTTGAAACGGCCGAAATACTGCGCGATGAAAAGCTGATCGCGCGGATGAAGAAAAAGTCGGTTGCGATGGCCTCCGCCGCTTTGAAGGGCCTCGGTCCCGACGGCGCATTGAACTACGAATACGACCCCGAAACCAAACATACCCAAACCGACCGGAGCTGGTGGGTTGTCGCAGAGCAACTTGTCGGTTTTTACAATGCCTATCAGCTCACCAAAGATCCGCAGTTTAAAACCAGGGCTGAAAAGAGCTGGGATTACATTGTCGATGAATTTATAGACCACGAGCGCGGCGAATGGTTCGGGACTGTCAAAGAAGACGGAACGCCGGTTAAGGGCGACAAGATCAATTTCTGGAAATGTCCCTATCACAATGCACGCGCCTGTGCGGAAATGTGGCGCAGGGTAAGCAAAGCGTAA
- a CDS encoding PQQ-dependent sugar dehydrogenase, translated as MQRKLMRSTGALAMLAAAAALFGYRNETLTRSEKSPLYTPIEAKELKLPAGFSATILATDLGATRHMAVGKNGDMYVKLSKLKDGKGIYLLRDTNGDGAIDEQKLFGDYPGTGIAIKAGYLYSSSNKGVFRYKLNEKDEIIDFEKPETIVSGLADHGRDNAKPVALDNAGNIYVTVGSYNDNCRAAGSAKGMSPCTILDSAGGIWRFKAGQLNQQFSDGTRYATGVKNAVGIDWDNKTNALYATSHGRGKFDDMYPQYYTPKHSAELPSETLYRLKEGDDAGWPYIYYDHFQNKKMLAPEYGGDGKKTAGEKAVDPLVAFPAHLGPNALMFYTGNMFPARYKNGAFIAFHSQSAELKKGYMVAFVPFVNGKPGKWEIFADNFAGTDLVKPTGPIQHRPCGLAQGPDGALYVTDDLNGTIFKIAYRMK; from the coding sequence ATGCAAAGAAAATTAATGCGGTCAACCGGCGCCCTGGCAATGCTGGCGGCAGCCGCGGCGCTGTTTGGTTACCGAAACGAAACCCTGACCCGTTCCGAAAAATCCCCTCTTTACACTCCCATCGAAGCAAAAGAACTGAAACTGCCCGCCGGCTTTTCGGCGACCATACTGGCTACCGACCTGGGTGCTACCCGGCATATGGCGGTGGGTAAAAACGGCGACATGTATGTAAAGCTTTCCAAACTTAAAGATGGCAAAGGCATTTACCTGTTGCGCGATACCAACGGCGACGGGGCGATCGACGAGCAGAAACTCTTCGGCGATTATCCCGGCACCGGCATCGCGATCAAGGCCGGCTACTTGTACAGTTCCTCCAATAAAGGTGTTTTCAGGTATAAATTAAATGAAAAGGACGAGATCATCGATTTCGAAAAACCGGAAACCATCGTAAGCGGGCTGGCCGATCACGGCCGCGACAATGCCAAACCCGTCGCGCTCGACAACGCGGGCAATATCTATGTAACGGTGGGTTCCTACAATGACAATTGCCGGGCCGCAGGTTCGGCCAAAGGCATGTCGCCCTGCACGATCCTCGATTCGGCGGGTGGTATCTGGCGCTTCAAAGCCGGGCAGCTTAACCAGCAGTTTTCCGACGGTACCCGTTACGCCACGGGCGTGAAAAATGCCGTCGGCATCGATTGGGACAATAAGACCAATGCACTGTATGCGACATCACATGGCCGGGGCAAGTTCGACGACATGTATCCGCAATATTATACTCCCAAACACAGCGCCGAGCTGCCCTCCGAAACGCTTTATCGTTTGAAGGAAGGCGACGATGCCGGCTGGCCGTATATTTATTACGATCATTTTCAGAACAAGAAAATGCTCGCACCCGAGTACGGCGGTGACGGCAAAAAGACAGCGGGCGAAAAGGCGGTAGACCCGCTGGTGGCGTTCCCTGCGCACCTGGGGCCGAATGCATTGATGTTTTATACAGGCAATATGTTTCCCGCACGCTATAAAAACGGTGCCTTTATCGCCTTTCACAGCCAGTCGGCGGAGTTGAAAAAGGGTTATATGGTCGCATTTGTACCGTTCGTGAACGGTAAACCGGGCAAATGGGAAATTTTTGCGGATAACTTCGCGGGCACCGATCTGGTTAAACCCACAGGGCCTATCCAGCACCGTCCGTGCGGGCTGGCACAGGGGCCCGACGGCGCCCTGTATGTGACCGACGACCTTAACGGCACTATTTTCAAGATCGCTTACAGGATGAAGTAA
- a CDS encoding cyclase family protein — protein MDHRVVFDFDIEFTNGGGIQGQDFRLDIAGETISDAELADYIVKDLRLLMVGKVSILNKYYIQEKHKRQPIDQLLPERLVDLSHTIFDGLVTYKGLPAPAICDFLSREESRGRYEEGTEFQIGKIEMVSNTGTYIDCPFHRYGHGKDLSEVELDAFANLEAVTVDATGVSEIGTGFFRNLEIRGKAVIVRTGWSKNWNTEAYFENHPFLTAQAAEYLRDCGVKLVGIDSHNIDDTRGNSRPVHTILLGAEILIVEHLCNLEKLPASGYLFSAVPPGFKGVGTFPVRAFATLLKS, from the coding sequence ATGGATCACAGGGTAGTTTTTGATTTTGACATCGAGTTTACCAACGGCGGCGGCATCCAGGGACAGGATTTTCGGCTCGATATTGCCGGGGAAACCATTTCCGATGCCGAACTGGCCGATTATATTGTAAAAGACCTCCGCTTGCTGATGGTCGGAAAAGTCAGTATCCTCAATAAATACTACATTCAGGAAAAGCACAAGCGCCAGCCCATCGACCAGCTGTTGCCGGAACGACTGGTCGATCTGAGCCATACCATCTTTGACGGGCTGGTTACCTACAAAGGCCTTCCCGCCCCGGCCATTTGTGATTTTCTCAGCCGGGAGGAATCCCGGGGCAGGTACGAGGAGGGCACCGAATTTCAAATCGGAAAGATCGAAATGGTAAGCAACACCGGCACCTACATCGACTGTCCTTTTCACCGCTACGGGCATGGGAAAGACCTTTCGGAAGTCGAACTGGACGCATTCGCAAACCTGGAAGCAGTGACCGTCGACGCAACCGGCGTGTCGGAAATCGGCACCGGGTTTTTCAGGAATCTCGAAATCCGTGGCAAGGCGGTTATCGTACGCACAGGGTGGTCGAAAAACTGGAATACCGAAGCCTATTTTGAAAATCATCCGTTCCTGACAGCCCAGGCAGCCGAATACCTGCGCGACTGCGGCGTAAAGCTGGTGGGCATCGACAGCCATAATATCGACGACACCCGCGGCAACAGCCGGCCCGTGCACACCATTCTGCTCGGCGCCGAAATCCTGATCGTCGAGCATTTGTGCAACCTCGAAAAACTGCCGGCTTCCGGGTACCTGTTCAGCGCGGTTCCGCCAGGGTTCAAGGGCGTCGGAACGTTCCCGGTGCGGGCGTTCGCAACTTTACTCAAATCGTAG
- a CDS encoding DUF1080 domain-containing protein: MNGNLPKLKRIILGQAIAALAFTGLAYGQVGVGAKPPKGAEVYLDGSRKMLDEKWVYWEGPRFAAKPPIKWTVVNDPIDKGTVINCNDPASAGGLYGAADIVTKKQFRDFRAHVEFLITKPGGNSGVYLQNRYEIQVLDGDTTSHGMAAVINESKSPYYAYNGIGKWNSYDILFRAARFKDGKLVEQPMVTLYFNGKKVHTNQKISQVWGGPNSGIDGGNDGGKGITDTPGGLKLQSEGHDVYYRNIWIKEEKLDKADTDF, from the coding sequence ATGAACGGAAATCTTCCAAAACTGAAACGCATAATCCTCGGCCAGGCCATCGCTGCCCTGGCTTTTACAGGACTCGCATATGGACAGGTAGGCGTGGGCGCGAAGCCGCCCAAAGGCGCAGAAGTGTATCTTGACGGCAGCCGCAAAATGCTCGACGAAAAATGGGTCTACTGGGAAGGCCCGCGCTTTGCCGCCAAACCTCCGATAAAATGGACGGTGGTAAACGATCCTATCGACAAGGGAACGGTAATCAATTGCAATGATCCCGCCTCCGCCGGCGGACTGTACGGGGCAGCCGACATTGTTACCAAGAAGCAATTCAGGGACTTTCGGGCGCATGTGGAGTTTCTGATCACTAAACCGGGTGGTAATAGCGGCGTTTACCTGCAAAACCGCTACGAGATCCAGGTGCTCGACGGCGATACCACCTCCCATGGAATGGCGGCGGTGATCAATGAGTCCAAATCACCCTATTATGCCTATAACGGGATCGGGAAATGGAATTCGTATGATATCCTTTTCCGCGCCGCGCGTTTCAAAGACGGCAAGCTGGTAGAACAGCCGATGGTCACTTTGTATTTCAACGGCAAAAAAGTACACACCAATCAGAAGATCAGCCAGGTGTGGGGCGGTCCTAATTCGGGAATCGATGGCGGCAACGACGGCGGCAAAGGCATTACCGACACGCCCGGCGGCCTGAAACTGCAATCGGAAGGGCACGACGTCTATTACCGCAATATCTGGATCAAAGAGGAGAAACTCGATAAGGCGGATACGGATTTCTGA
- a CDS encoding prolyl oligopeptidase family serine peptidase, whose product MNHFNKFIFFASLFFINNLNAQSLTPLTVEKIMRDPKMWMGTSPTDITWADDSKTVYFNWNPDKNPSDSLYAYSLAAKKISKVSPADRRRIPGRSGVYNRNRSLRAYEKNGDIFVIDYKDFTIRQLTNTTERETNPAFSGDESAVIFERGDNLFSIGLGSGLVSQLTDFKTGTGKADGKPGEQEKFLKADQLAIFEVLKERKDKKDAGKKITDAGKPWRPREIYLGDKQVSNQQVSPDGRFVTYRLTRRDKDAKSTIVPNYVTESGFTEEIPARTKVGAPESETEFWVYDIKKDTTRKVTTTDIPGIYDKPDYLKDYPKQDSAWKKKERKVIFHGPFWSENGRNAVVVIRSLDSKDRWIMTFDPSTSGLKLIDRQRDEAWIGGPGIGSYPQAAGEIGWLDDQTIYFQSEATGYSHLYSLNIATWKKNALTSGRFEVQNVVLSKDKKTFYLITNEAHPGEQHIYRMPAAGGPRTRLTHTPGAHEMTLSPDEKNLAIRFSKSNRPWELYLLENGIAKNAQPVQVTHSVSPEFLSYPWREAKVVTIRAGDGQDIYARVYEPKRSNGKAVIFVHGAGYLQNAHKWWSQYFREYMFHNLLTDKGYTVLDMDYRASSGYGRDWRTGIYRFMGGKDLTDHTDGAQWLVKTYGIEPARIGIYGGSYGGFITLMALFTTPDVFAAGAALRPVTDWAAYNQSYTANILNEPQADSLAYRKSSPIYHAAGLNSHLLICHGMVDVNVHYQDVVRLSQRLIELGKNNWELASYPMEDHAFVEASSWTDEYKRILKLFEEKL is encoded by the coding sequence ATGAACCATTTTAACAAATTCATTTTTTTCGCTTCACTTTTCTTTATCAATAACCTCAATGCCCAATCCCTGACGCCCCTTACCGTCGAGAAAATCATGCGCGATCCGAAAATGTGGATGGGAACTTCCCCTACCGATATTACCTGGGCCGACGATTCCAAAACAGTGTATTTCAACTGGAACCCGGACAAGAACCCATCCGATTCGCTCTATGCCTATTCGCTGGCTGCGAAAAAGATCAGTAAAGTGTCCCCGGCCGACAGGCGGCGGATCCCCGGCAGAAGCGGTGTTTACAATCGCAATCGCTCACTGCGCGCATATGAAAAGAATGGCGACATTTTTGTGATCGACTATAAGGACTTCACTATCCGCCAGCTTACCAATACTACCGAACGCGAGACCAACCCGGCATTCAGCGGGGATGAAAGTGCCGTCATTTTCGAGCGAGGCGATAATCTTTTCAGCATCGGCCTGGGGTCGGGGCTCGTAAGCCAGCTTACGGATTTCAAGACGGGAACCGGGAAGGCCGACGGCAAGCCCGGCGAGCAGGAAAAGTTCCTGAAAGCCGATCAGCTGGCCATATTTGAAGTTTTGAAAGAAAGAAAAGACAAAAAAGATGCGGGCAAAAAGATTACGGACGCCGGCAAACCCTGGCGTCCCAGGGAAATTTATCTTGGAGATAAGCAGGTATCGAACCAGCAGGTAAGTCCCGACGGGCGGTTTGTCACCTACCGGCTTACCCGACGCGATAAAGATGCCAAGTCGACGATTGTGCCCAATTATGTGACGGAAAGCGGTTTCACCGAGGAGATTCCGGCCAGAACAAAAGTAGGTGCGCCCGAATCGGAAACAGAGTTCTGGGTATACGATATTAAAAAGGACACTACCCGGAAAGTAACAACTACCGATATTCCCGGCATTTACGACAAACCCGATTATCTGAAAGATTATCCCAAACAGGATTCCGCCTGGAAGAAAAAGGAACGCAAGGTCATTTTCCACGGACCATTCTGGTCGGAGAATGGCCGGAATGCCGTGGTGGTAATCCGTTCGCTGGATAGCAAGGACCGCTGGATCATGACGTTCGATCCTTCGACGTCCGGATTAAAACTTATCGACCGTCAGCGCGACGAGGCCTGGATCGGCGGGCCGGGCATTGGCAGCTACCCGCAGGCGGCCGGTGAAATCGGCTGGCTCGACGATCAGACAATCTACTTTCAGAGCGAGGCCACCGGTTACTCGCATTTGTATTCGCTTAATATCGCAACCTGGAAGAAAAACGCATTGACCTCCGGCCGGTTCGAAGTACAGAACGTAGTACTTTCGAAAGACAAAAAGACGTTCTATCTGATTACCAACGAAGCACATCCGGGTGAGCAACACATTTACCGGATGCCGGCAGCGGGCGGCCCGCGGACGCGCCTCACGCATACGCCCGGCGCACACGAGATGACCCTGTCGCCCGACGAAAAGAACCTCGCCATCCGGTTTTCGAAAAGCAATAGGCCCTGGGAGCTCTATCTGCTGGAAAACGGGATCGCAAAGAATGCGCAACCGGTGCAGGTTACGCATTCCGTTTCTCCCGAATTTCTCTCCTATCCCTGGCGGGAGGCGAAGGTAGTGACTATCAGGGCGGGCGACGGACAGGATATTTACGCCAGGGTATACGAACCGAAACGATCGAACGGCAAAGCGGTGATATTCGTCCACGGGGCGGGCTATTTGCAGAATGCGCACAAATGGTGGAGCCAGTATTTCAGAGAATACATGTTCCATAACTTACTCACCGACAAAGGCTATACGGTCCTGGATATGGACTACCGCGCAAGCTCGGGCTACGGCCGTGACTGGCGCACGGGCATTTACCGCTTCATGGGCGGCAAAGACCTCACCGATCATACCGACGGCGCCCAATGGCTTGTCAAAACCTATGGGATCGAACCCGCCAGGATCGGCATTTACGGTGGTTCCTATGGCGGGTTTATCACATTGATGGCGCTTTTCACCACGCCCGATGTTTTCGCGGCAGGCGCGGCATTGCGGCCCGTTACCGACTGGGCTGCATATAACCAGTCGTACACAGCCAATATCCTCAACGAACCACAGGCCGACAGCCTGGCATACCGCAAAAGTTCGCCCATTTACCATGCCGCCGGTTTGAACAGTCACTTGCTGATCTGTCATGGGATGGTCGATGTGAATGTGCATTACCAGGACGTGGTGCGGCTCTCGCAACGGCTCATCGAGCTGGGTAAAAATAACTGGGAGCTGGCCTCCTATCCTATGGAAGACCACGCGTTTGTGGAAGCATCGTCATGGACCGACGAGTACAAGCGGATTTTAAAGCTGTTCGAAGAGAAATTATGA